The following are from one region of the Acidobacteriota bacterium genome:
- a CDS encoding DUF3298 and DUF4163 domain-containing protein — translation MTLRALGAVGLSWVLAFGCAAPSEAPVPETAEAPRLQMERQLSSRSIGPDGEPCADGDTACASARLVYPEVVRAPRPELAATINRKIRELLLTAAPSDTDPATPEQLIEEFLAEYQEIQRQFPDSAMGWGDDREVEVIFQSGHLLSLRATVYTYAGGAHPNTAVAVATLELTDGEQLTREKILLPGAEPRLVALAERRFREARGLTPDESLADAGFVFSDSGEFALNENFAIVDGGIVFHYDPYEIAPYALGPTELLLGWEELRGIVQPSLAPRPGARRKT, via the coding sequence GTGACGCTCAGAGCTTTGGGCGCCGTCGGGCTGAGCTGGGTGCTCGCCTTCGGCTGCGCTGCCCCCTCCGAGGCGCCGGTCCCGGAGACGGCAGAGGCGCCGCGCTTGCAGATGGAGCGCCAGCTGTCGAGCCGCAGTATCGGTCCCGACGGAGAGCCCTGCGCCGATGGTGATACCGCCTGTGCCAGCGCCCGGCTGGTTTATCCGGAGGTGGTTCGGGCCCCGCGGCCGGAGCTTGCGGCGACCATCAACCGCAAGATCCGCGAGCTCCTGCTCACCGCCGCCCCCAGCGACACCGATCCCGCTACGCCGGAGCAGTTGATCGAGGAGTTTCTGGCCGAGTATCAGGAGATCCAACGCCAGTTTCCGGATTCGGCTATGGGTTGGGGGGACGACCGCGAGGTGGAAGTGATCTTCCAGAGCGGTCATCTGCTCAGCCTCCGGGCCACCGTCTACACTTATGCCGGCGGCGCTCATCCCAACACCGCGGTGGCCGTGGCCACCCTCGAGCTCACGGACGGTGAGCAGCTGACGCGGGAGAAGATCCTGCTCCCGGGCGCCGAGCCGCGATTGGTGGCGCTGGCGGAGCGGCGGTTTCGGGAGGCTCGGGGGCTGACCCCGGACGAGAGCTTGGCGGACGCCGGCTTCGTCTTCTCCGACAGCGGCGAATTCGCCCTCAACGAGAACTTCGCGATAGTCGACGGCGGCATCGTATTCCACTACGATCCCTACGAGATCGCTCCCTACGCCCTCGGCCCGACGGAGCTTCTCCTGGGTTGGGAGGAGCTGCGCGGTATCGTTCAGCCGAGCTTGGCGCCGCGGCCGGGAGCTCGCCGAAAAACCTAG
- a CDS encoding ACT domain-containing protein, with product MSISPPRSGGGLDLTVLPAPLSVCRQPPEASWPEAGGGFFAAVRTAAELSVVCEVGQEPPGARCEGPWRALEVAGPLDFALTGVLAALAAPLAAAEIPIFALSTFDTDYLLVAAPRLPAAVEVLRRAGFRVRSPELRRHPARGAETDMPAGETDTSGDTR from the coding sequence GTGTCCATCTCGCCGCCCAGGAGCGGGGGTGGCCTCGACCTGACGGTGCTGCCGGCACCGCTCTCGGTCTGTCGGCAGCCGCCGGAGGCTTCGTGGCCCGAAGCCGGCGGAGGATTCTTCGCTGCGGTACGCACCGCCGCCGAGCTGTCGGTGGTCTGCGAGGTGGGGCAGGAGCCGCCGGGAGCCCGCTGCGAAGGACCGTGGCGGGCTTTGGAAGTGGCTGGCCCTCTAGACTTCGCCCTCACCGGCGTGCTGGCGGCGCTGGCGGCACCGCTGGCCGCGGCGGAGATTCCCATCTTCGCCCTCTCCACCTTCGACACGGACTATCTGCTGGTGGCAGCTCCACGGCTGCCGGCGGCGGTGGAGGTGCTACGGAGGGCGGGTTTCCGGGTGCGGAGCCCTGAGCTGCGGAGGCATCCGGCGCGGGGGGCGGAGACCGACATGCCGGCGGGGGAGACCGACACCTCCGGCGACACCCGCTGA
- a CDS encoding protein kinase encodes MTDERSTLGPYRILRRLGTGGMGVVYLALDERLGRQVAIKRILPERTAGDNTPEVQKNRQRLWREAQLAASLGHPAIVQIHDVLSLEDDSGETIDYIVMEYVEGPSLRQLLRDEKLPLRKLLLIARDLAEGLAEAHDRGVIHRDLKSDNILLTAQRKPKISDFGIAKRALPEPDEEQLTATRHVVGTPRMMAPEQARGGAVDHRCDLFALGVLLYEAFAGVSPFADDSKLATLGKVLTYDPPPVQQQAPEVPAELSGLIQHLLQKEPELRPQSAHEVVQALDEIIAATGSEATATGPATLTFSTGQSSSAGETLLDGAPPTHGGAPPPAASGEAGGAPQGRRQLPSHSLPSGSVSQESSAGPRSRWKRLLPLVAVLLVAAVATGTFLASQRQPELLYAAVPEPSVNQQDGLPEGEREVLQDAVRFAALRTLISLDRVVVKPPEEVDAATGDSLAEIARQVGASTLLTSELECRAQSCRISLHRVGADGALTWADSFEVPREELRLLAAAVETYTRQAFDRYRQRRDAPQLAAGDEELRIFLELHRRAERENEPPDQLLAQLRDLRQRQPRFLEAYLLEADVARRAFHASRDRQLVERARRLLNQAQELAPSDPRIPALAFTVELTVGDTEQADQELDELRRLAPGDVTVSVRQAMLLEVQGRPDEALKELRTAVQRRPSVSALSNLAAMEYRQGKIEDARGSLQLLLARSPDSVQGRSQLALLELVDGDPARAAELYQTLAEENQGIAELSNLGLAYLLAEDYGRAADAFRRVYEEQPSNPQVVLNYADARSLLGEEEEARALYRQVVELVEGDVDSGSAAFLTVKAQALAHLDQQRPAVAAVQQALQLAPRDSQVAYEAAVVYSLAGDFSSAVVSAQRALELGYGARWFAFPWFDQLRQDPELRPVLEAASPP; translated from the coding sequence GTGACCGACGAACGCTCCACCCTAGGCCCCTATCGAATCCTCCGCCGCCTCGGCACCGGTGGCATGGGGGTGGTTTATCTCGCCCTGGACGAGCGCCTGGGCCGGCAGGTGGCCATCAAGCGCATCCTGCCGGAGAGAACCGCCGGGGACAACACGCCGGAAGTGCAGAAGAATCGCCAGCGCCTGTGGCGGGAAGCTCAGCTCGCCGCCAGCCTCGGACACCCCGCCATCGTTCAGATTCACGACGTTCTGAGCCTCGAAGACGACAGCGGCGAGACCATCGACTACATCGTCATGGAGTATGTCGAGGGGCCCAGCCTGCGCCAGCTCTTGCGGGACGAGAAACTGCCCCTCCGCAAGCTGCTGCTCATCGCCCGGGATCTCGCCGAAGGGCTGGCAGAAGCTCACGACCGCGGCGTCATCCACCGCGATTTGAAGTCCGACAACATCCTCCTCACCGCCCAGCGCAAGCCCAAGATCAGCGACTTCGGTATCGCCAAGAGAGCCTTGCCGGAGCCCGACGAAGAGCAGCTCACCGCCACCCGCCACGTGGTGGGGACACCGCGCATGATGGCTCCGGAACAGGCCCGGGGCGGGGCGGTGGACCACCGCTGCGATCTCTTCGCCCTGGGGGTGCTGCTCTACGAAGCCTTCGCCGGAGTCTCCCCCTTCGCCGACGACTCCAAGCTCGCCACTTTGGGCAAGGTCCTGACCTACGACCCACCGCCGGTTCAGCAGCAGGCACCGGAGGTTCCCGCCGAGCTCTCCGGCCTGATCCAGCATCTCTTGCAGAAGGAGCCGGAGCTACGCCCCCAGAGCGCCCACGAGGTGGTCCAGGCCCTGGACGAGATCATCGCCGCCACCGGCTCCGAAGCCACCGCCACCGGCCCCGCCACTCTCACCTTCTCCACCGGCCAGAGCTCCTCCGCCGGCGAAACCCTGCTCGACGGTGCGCCCCCTACCCACGGTGGGGCACCGCCGCCAGCCGCCTCGGGCGAGGCCGGCGGGGCTCCCCAAGGGCGCCGACAACTCCCCTCCCACAGTCTGCCGTCGGGCAGCGTCTCGCAAGAGAGCTCAGCGGGCCCGAGATCGCGATGGAAGCGCCTTCTGCCGCTGGTCGCGGTGTTGCTGGTGGCGGCGGTGGCCACCGGCACCTTCCTCGCCAGCCAGCGCCAGCCGGAGCTGCTCTACGCAGCGGTGCCGGAGCCCTCCGTCAATCAGCAGGATGGTCTGCCGGAGGGCGAGCGGGAGGTGCTCCAGGATGCCGTCCGCTTCGCCGCCCTGCGCACCCTCATCTCCCTCGACCGGGTGGTGGTCAAACCGCCGGAGGAAGTGGATGCCGCCACCGGCGACAGCTTGGCGGAGATCGCTCGCCAGGTGGGGGCTTCGACTCTCCTCACCTCGGAGCTGGAATGCCGGGCCCAGAGCTGCCGCATCTCCCTGCACCGCGTCGGCGCCGATGGCGCCCTGACCTGGGCCGACAGCTTCGAGGTGCCGCGGGAGGAGCTGCGGCTGCTCGCCGCGGCGGTGGAAACCTACACCCGCCAGGCCTTCGACCGCTACCGCCAGCGTCGGGACGCACCCCAGCTCGCCGCCGGTGACGAGGAGCTGCGCATCTTCCTCGAGCTCCACCGGCGGGCGGAGCGGGAGAACGAACCCCCGGATCAGCTCCTCGCCCAGCTGCGGGACCTGCGCCAACGCCAGCCCCGCTTCCTCGAGGCCTACCTCTTGGAGGCGGACGTCGCCCGCCGGGCTTTTCACGCCTCCCGCGACCGCCAGCTGGTGGAGCGAGCCCGCCGGCTGCTGAACCAGGCCCAGGAGCTGGCCCCCTCGGACCCCCGCATTCCCGCCCTGGCCTTCACCGTCGAGCTCACCGTGGGCGATACCGAGCAGGCGGATCAAGAGCTGGACGAGCTGCGCCGGCTGGCCCCCGGCGACGTCACCGTCAGCGTCCGCCAGGCCATGTTGCTGGAGGTCCAGGGCCGCCCCGACGAAGCCCTGAAGGAGCTACGCACCGCGGTCCAGCGGCGGCCCTCGGTATCGGCCCTTTCCAACCTGGCGGCCATGGAATATCGCCAGGGCAAGATCGAAGACGCCCGGGGCTCGCTGCAGCTGCTATTGGCCCGCAGCCCGGACAGTGTCCAAGGCCGTTCGCAGCTGGCGCTGCTGGAGCTGGTGGACGGAGATCCGGCCCGGGCCGCCGAGCTCTACCAAACCTTGGCGGAGGAGAATCAGGGCATCGCCGAGCTCTCCAATCTCGGGCTCGCCTACCTCTTGGCGGAGGATTACGGCCGCGCCGCGGACGCCTTTCGGCGGGTTTATGAGGAGCAGCCGAGCAACCCCCAGGTGGTGCTCAACTACGCCGACGCCCGCAGCCTCCTCGGCGAGGAAGAGGAGGCTCGGGCTCTCTATCGGCAAGTGGTGGAACTGGTGGAAGGGGATGTGGACAGCGGCTCCGCCGCCTTCCTCACCGTCAAGGCTCAAGCCCTCGCCCATCTGGACCAGCAGCGGCCGGCAGTGGCGGCGGTGCAGCAGGCTCTGCAGCTAGCTCCCCGGGACTCCCAGGTAGCCTATGAAGCGGCGGTGGTCTACAGCCTGGCGGGGGACTTCTCCTCCGCCGTGGTCAGCGCCCAGCGGGCCTTGGAGCTGGGCTACGGAGCCCGCTGGTTCGCCTTCCCCTGGTTCGATCAGCTGCGTCAGGACCCGGAACTACGGCCGGTGCTGGAGGCAGCCTCACCGCCCTGA
- the thiO gene encoding glycine oxidase ThiO, which yields MREPDALILGGGILGLACARQLARQGLSVTLLEAQADPTLKGSHSASWAAAGMLAPLVEAPEAGPLSAAARASRDLWPQLVAELEAETRLAVEHDASGTLMVALDAAQEAHLEFLAAAARRLGEPVLEVPAADLLRRVPDLKAPAHRALLLPGEQRVDNRQACRALERSVRDLGVEMLLGHRVLGVEATESGVRVVGDGWQRSAPWLVVAAGAWSGRIPGLPALPVRPVKGEMIRLEGVDWPWSGVVRTPSAYAVRRGRSSLLVGATEEAVGFDTDTSPAGQRALLTMVARLFPSLAGQAPAARWAGLRPGTPDRLPLLGSLAPPFQRVLLATGHYRHGILLAPWTAQRIGDLVAGTEPDKTLDAFSPARLHTPGC from the coding sequence ATGCGAGAGCCCGACGCTCTGATCCTGGGAGGCGGCATCCTGGGGCTGGCCTGCGCCCGCCAGCTGGCCCGCCAGGGTCTCTCCGTCACCCTGTTGGAAGCCCAGGCGGACCCCACGCTGAAGGGCTCCCACTCGGCCTCCTGGGCCGCCGCGGGTATGCTCGCCCCACTGGTGGAGGCACCGGAGGCGGGCCCCCTCTCCGCCGCCGCCCGCGCCTCCCGGGATCTCTGGCCGCAGCTGGTGGCGGAGCTCGAGGCGGAGACACGGTTGGCGGTGGAGCACGACGCCTCCGGCACCCTGATGGTGGCCCTGGACGCCGCCCAGGAAGCGCATCTGGAATTCCTCGCCGCCGCCGCCCGGCGCCTCGGTGAGCCGGTGCTGGAAGTGCCGGCGGCGGACCTCCTCCGACGGGTGCCGGATTTGAAAGCTCCGGCACACCGCGCCCTGCTCCTCCCCGGCGAGCAGAGGGTCGACAACCGCCAGGCCTGCCGAGCCCTGGAGCGCAGCGTCCGCGACCTGGGGGTGGAGATGCTGCTGGGCCACCGGGTCCTGGGGGTCGAGGCCACGGAGAGCGGAGTGCGCGTCGTCGGCGATGGCTGGCAGCGGAGCGCTCCTTGGCTGGTGGTCGCCGCCGGTGCCTGGAGCGGCCGCATCCCGGGGCTGCCGGCGCTGCCGGTGCGCCCGGTCAAGGGGGAGATGATCCGCCTCGAAGGCGTTGACTGGCCCTGGAGCGGCGTCGTCCGCACGCCGTCCGCGTACGCCGTGCGCCGGGGCCGGAGCTCGCTGCTGGTGGGAGCCACGGAGGAAGCGGTGGGCTTCGACACCGACACCTCACCGGCGGGACAGCGCGCCCTGCTGACCATGGTGGCCCGTCTCTTCCCCAGCCTCGCCGGCCAAGCCCCCGCCGCTCGATGGGCCGGCCTGCGCCCCGGCACCCCGGATCGCCTGCCGCTGCTGGGCTCCCTGGCTCCACCCTTCCAGCGCGTTCTGCTGGCCACCGGCCACTACCGCCACGGGATCCTGCTAGCCCCCTGGACCGCTCAGCGGATTGGCGATCTGGTCGCCGGCACGGAGCCGGACAAGACCCTCGACGCCTTCTCTCCGGCGCGCCTCCATACTCCGGGCTGCTAG
- the hemL gene encoding glutamate-1-semialdehyde 2,1-aminomutase has protein sequence MSDSTTSSTSTSTMGTVLARAEAVMPGGVSSPVRAFRSVGGEPVFVRAADGAYLEDLDGRRYIDYICGYGPHLLGHRHPAITEALARALERGTTFGAPTVEEIELAELLIGAMPSLEMVRLVNSGTEATMSALRLARAATGRAKVVKFAGCYHGHADPYLVAAGSGAKTFGVPSSPGVPPAVTADTLVAPYNDLAAVEELFRLQGAEIAAVIVEPIAGNMGMILPRPGYLEGLRRVCTDAGAVLIFDEVMTGFRVAPGGAQELYGVVPDLTTLGKVIGGGLPIAAYGGRRDLMSQISPSGPVYQAGTLSGNPLAVAAGIAALRVITDPAEGVFPRLEATGTALEEGLREVARRRGVPCRVLRRGGMLGFFLSEDEVHDQDAVDATDQELFKRLFHGLLKRGVHLPPSAYEAFFFSTAHGEEEVARTLEAFDQAFAEA, from the coding sequence ATGAGCGACTCCACCACCTCTTCGACCTCTACCTCTACGATGGGTACCGTCCTCGCCCGCGCCGAGGCGGTGATGCCCGGCGGCGTCAGCTCGCCGGTGCGCGCCTTCCGCAGCGTCGGCGGTGAGCCGGTCTTCGTCCGCGCCGCCGACGGCGCTTATCTGGAAGACCTCGACGGCCGGCGCTACATCGACTACATCTGCGGCTACGGTCCCCACCTGCTGGGCCATCGCCACCCGGCCATCACCGAGGCCCTGGCCCGGGCCCTGGAGCGCGGCACCACCTTCGGCGCGCCGACGGTGGAAGAGATCGAGTTGGCGGAGCTGCTCATCGGCGCCATGCCGTCCCTGGAGATGGTGCGGCTGGTGAACTCCGGCACCGAAGCCACCATGTCCGCCCTACGCCTGGCCCGCGCCGCCACCGGCCGGGCCAAGGTGGTCAAATTCGCCGGCTGCTACCACGGCCACGCCGATCCCTACCTGGTGGCGGCGGGCTCCGGCGCCAAGACCTTCGGCGTCCCGTCGTCACCGGGAGTGCCGCCGGCGGTCACCGCCGACACCCTGGTGGCGCCGTACAACGACCTGGCGGCGGTAGAAGAGCTCTTCCGCCTCCAGGGGGCCGAAATCGCCGCGGTCATCGTCGAGCCCATCGCCGGCAATATGGGCATGATCCTGCCGCGGCCGGGCTATCTCGAGGGCCTGCGCCGAGTGTGCACCGACGCCGGTGCGGTGCTCATCTTCGACGAGGTGATGACCGGCTTCCGTGTCGCCCCCGGCGGCGCCCAGGAGCTCTACGGCGTCGTGCCGGACTTGACCACCCTGGGCAAGGTCATCGGCGGCGGCCTGCCCATCGCGGCCTACGGCGGCCGGCGGGACCTGATGAGCCAGATCTCCCCCTCCGGCCCGGTCTACCAGGCCGGTACCCTGAGCGGCAATCCCCTGGCGGTGGCCGCCGGCATCGCCGCCCTGCGGGTGATCACCGATCCCGCCGAAGGAGTCTTCCCGCGGTTGGAGGCCACCGGCACCGCCCTGGAGGAAGGATTGCGGGAGGTGGCCCGGCGGCGGGGGGTTCCCTGTCGGGTGCTCCGCCGGGGCGGCATGCTGGGCTTCTTCCTCAGCGAGGACGAAGTCCACGACCAGGACGCCGTGGACGCCACCGACCAGGAGCTGTTCAAGCGGCTCTTCCACGGCCTGCTGAAGCGCGGCGTGCATCTGCCGCCCTCGGCCTACGAGGCCTTCTTCTTCTCCACCGCCCACGGCGAGGAGGAAGTGGCCCGCACCCTCGAAGCCTTCGACCAGGCCTTCGCCGAGGCCTGA
- the hemB gene encoding porphobilinogen synthase, protein MSFPTQRLRRLRRTPTLRRMVRETRLSANDLILPLFAVPGTGVEKPVGSMPGVFQHSVDRLVATAREAFDLGVPAVLLFGIPETKDAEGSASWAADGIVQRAVEALTRRVPEMVRIVDLCFCEYTDHGHCGVLRDHAVDNDATLVNLARQAVSLADAGADVIAPSDMMDGRVGAIRRALDEAGHEEIPILSYAAKYASAFYGPFREAAESAPSFGDRRGYQMDPANRREAWREVALDVEEGADMLMVKPALPYLDVLSDLRQRFAHPLAAYHVSGEYAMVKAAAERGWIDGDRVLMESLLAIRRAGADLIITYGACEAVRLLDQGWEP, encoded by the coding sequence ATGAGTTTCCCTACCCAACGCCTGAGACGGCTGCGGCGGACTCCGACCCTGCGGCGCATGGTGCGCGAGACCCGCCTTTCCGCCAACGATCTGATCTTGCCCCTTTTCGCGGTTCCCGGCACCGGTGTCGAGAAGCCGGTGGGCTCCATGCCCGGAGTCTTCCAGCACAGCGTCGACCGGCTGGTGGCGACGGCCCGCGAAGCCTTCGACCTGGGAGTGCCGGCGGTGCTGCTCTTTGGCATCCCGGAGACCAAAGACGCCGAGGGGTCCGCCTCCTGGGCCGCCGACGGCATCGTCCAGCGAGCCGTGGAAGCCCTGACCCGCCGCGTACCGGAGATGGTGCGCATCGTCGACCTATGTTTCTGTGAATACACCGACCACGGCCATTGCGGGGTGCTGCGGGATCACGCCGTGGACAACGACGCCACCCTGGTCAACCTGGCTCGCCAGGCGGTTTCCCTGGCAGACGCTGGGGCCGATGTCATCGCCCCTTCGGACATGATGGACGGCCGCGTCGGCGCCATCCGCCGGGCGCTGGACGAGGCCGGTCACGAGGAGATCCCCATCCTCTCCTACGCCGCCAAATACGCCAGCGCCTTCTACGGCCCATTCCGCGAAGCGGCGGAATCGGCGCCGTCCTTCGGCGATCGTCGCGGCTATCAGATGGATCCCGCCAACCGCCGGGAGGCCTGGCGGGAGGTGGCGCTGGACGTCGAGGAGGGAGCCGATATGCTGATGGTCAAGCCGGCGCTGCCCTATCTCGACGTGCTGTCGGATCTGCGGCAACGCTTTGCGCATCCGCTGGCGGCCTACCACGTGAGCGGCGAGTACGCCATGGTCAAGGCGGCGGCGGAGCGCGGCTGGATCGATGGCGACCGGGTGCTGATGGAATCCCTCCTCGCCATCCGCCGCGCCGGCGCCGATCTGATCATCACCTACGGTGCCTGCGAAGCAGTGCGCCTTCTCGACCAGGGATGGGAACCATGA
- a CDS encoding ArsA-related P-loop ATPase: MNVLDQLARRSFVVVTGKGGVGKSVLATALGMALAARGGRVLVLEVDPRESVHQLLDLPPSGGEVMAVEGDFSGSLSVQNLKPRQALDELVREQIGTGMIARRVLSSETYEQLAAGAPGLKELAILDYAERRSREAVEDGAGSAATGPFDTVVLDAPATGHGVSLLAAPSLVSEVVQQGPVGRKATELADFVGDPERLALVILTLAEEMPVQEALELRREFRDRLDREPELLVINGLYPPLSENAAAEATGADPEPALAAWYRRRRINDRELERLAERWQGPRVQLPLLAVDRGPELVSALRQRLEAEADAAAAEEG, encoded by the coding sequence ATGAACGTGCTCGATCAACTCGCCCGGCGTAGCTTCGTCGTCGTCACCGGCAAGGGTGGCGTCGGCAAGAGCGTGCTGGCTACCGCTTTGGGTATGGCCTTGGCCGCCCGCGGTGGCCGGGTCCTGGTGCTCGAAGTGGATCCTCGGGAGAGCGTCCACCAGCTGCTCGACCTGCCGCCCTCCGGCGGCGAGGTGATGGCGGTGGAAGGGGACTTCTCCGGCTCCCTGTCGGTGCAGAACCTCAAGCCCCGGCAGGCGCTGGACGAGCTGGTGCGGGAGCAGATCGGCACCGGCATGATCGCCCGCCGGGTGCTCTCCAGTGAGACCTACGAGCAGCTCGCCGCCGGCGCGCCGGGGCTCAAGGAGCTGGCGATCCTGGACTATGCCGAGCGCCGCAGCCGGGAGGCCGTGGAGGATGGCGCCGGCTCCGCGGCGACGGGGCCCTTCGACACCGTGGTGCTGGACGCCCCCGCCACCGGTCACGGCGTGTCGCTGCTGGCGGCGCCGTCGCTGGTCTCGGAAGTGGTGCAGCAAGGGCCGGTGGGGCGCAAGGCCACCGAGCTGGCGGACTTCGTCGGCGATCCTGAGCGCCTGGCGCTGGTGATCCTCACCCTGGCGGAGGAGATGCCGGTGCAGGAGGCCCTGGAGCTGCGCCGGGAGTTCCGTGATCGTCTCGACCGGGAACCGGAGCTGTTGGTGATCAACGGCCTCTACCCGCCGCTGTCGGAGAACGCCGCCGCCGAGGCCACCGGCGCCGACCCGGAGCCGGCCCTGGCGGCCTGGTATCGCCGCCGGCGGATCAACGACCGGGAGCTGGAGCGGCTGGCGGAGCGCTGGCAGGGCCCCCGGGTCCAACTACCACTGCTGGCGGTGGACCGTGGCCCGGAGCTGGTGAGCGCTCTGCGCCAGCGCTTGGAAGCCGAGGCGGACGCCGCCGCGGCGGAGGAGGGATGA
- a CDS encoding ArsA-related P-loop ATPase: MMIGEHPLIVVVGSGGVGKTTLAASLGLYSARRGLDTLVMTFDPSLRLKDALGVGEEAREREMPVPLGPNESGQAPGRLDASLLDARRTFDQLIERYAPDDEARQRILDNRFYQHLSGSLAGILEYMAVERLFEVAEEGRYRQVILDTPPTRQALDFLEAPQRIVDFLDSSALRVALREWFDDGGKLKATSRLGGLGRKVEGYLDRVIGIDFLREVSEFFRAFGPLYDGFRRRAQQVQELLRAPTTRFLLVSGPGQERIPDTLFFARKLEEAGLHLGAVAVNRVHPRFAPVGEERAVAGAASDGAAAESDGRRILRWLGDRDHAGLEELQRLLGEQTLVEVPMMAEEPTDLGSLETLGTAVAPKLASRGLAMGE; the protein is encoded by the coding sequence ATGATGATCGGCGAGCATCCTTTGATCGTGGTGGTGGGCTCCGGCGGCGTCGGCAAGACGACCCTGGCGGCCTCCCTCGGTTTGTACTCGGCCCGCCGGGGCCTCGACACCCTGGTGATGACCTTCGATCCCTCCCTGCGCCTCAAGGACGCCCTGGGCGTGGGAGAGGAAGCCCGGGAGCGGGAGATGCCGGTGCCGCTGGGACCCAACGAATCCGGTCAGGCCCCGGGACGCCTCGACGCCAGCCTGCTGGACGCCCGCCGTACCTTCGATCAGCTCATCGAGCGCTACGCCCCCGATGATGAAGCCCGCCAGCGGATTCTCGACAACCGCTTCTACCAGCATCTCTCGGGCTCGCTGGCGGGGATCCTGGAGTACATGGCGGTGGAACGCCTGTTCGAAGTCGCCGAGGAAGGGCGCTACCGCCAGGTGATCCTCGACACGCCGCCCACCCGCCAGGCCCTGGACTTCCTCGAAGCGCCCCAGCGCATCGTCGACTTCCTCGACAGCTCGGCGCTGCGGGTGGCCCTGCGGGAATGGTTCGACGACGGTGGCAAGCTCAAGGCCACCAGCCGCCTGGGGGGCCTGGGGCGGAAGGTGGAGGGCTATCTGGATCGGGTCATCGGCATCGATTTCCTGCGCGAGGTCTCCGAGTTCTTCCGCGCCTTCGGGCCTCTCTACGACGGCTTCCGGCGCCGTGCGCAGCAGGTTCAGGAGCTCCTGCGGGCCCCCACCACCCGCTTCTTGCTGGTCAGCGGTCCGGGCCAGGAGCGCATCCCCGACACCCTCTTCTTCGCGCGCAAGCTGGAGGAGGCGGGGCTGCACCTGGGGGCGGTGGCGGTGAATCGGGTGCATCCGCGTTTCGCGCCGGTGGGGGAAGAACGGGCGGTTGCAGGCGCAGCCTCCGACGGGGCTGCTGCCGAATCGGATGGTCGCCGCATCCTTCGCTGGCTGGGGGACCGGGACCACGCCGGGCTCGAAGAGCTGCAGCGGCTGCTGGGGGAGCAGACCCTGGTGGAGGTGCCGATGATGGCCGAGGAGCCTACGGATCTGGGCTCCCTGGAGACCTTGGGCACGGCGGTGGCGCCGAAGCTGGCGAGCAGGGGCCTGGCGATGGGGGAGTAG
- a CDS encoding polyhydroxyalkanoate synthesis regulator DNA-binding domain-containing protein yields the protein MIRVIKRYESRKLYDTEESRYVSLEDIASWVREGQEVRVVDNATSSDVTAQTLTQIILEEGRRGTAFLPSELLHDLVRVGEKAFSNSVEQVQHGVDRLVKAGVDRLGPVRRAREEMDNLRSRLENLESTLNELEGQAAEEEPPAPRKTASQKTARKKASG from the coding sequence ATGATTCGGGTGATCAAACGCTACGAAAGCCGCAAGCTTTACGATACGGAAGAAAGCCGCTATGTCTCTTTGGAGGACATCGCTTCCTGGGTGCGAGAAGGTCAGGAAGTTCGGGTGGTGGACAACGCCACCTCCTCCGACGTGACCGCCCAGACCCTGACCCAGATCATCCTCGAGGAGGGCCGCCGGGGCACCGCATTCTTGCCCAGCGAGCTGCTCCACGATCTGGTGCGGGTGGGAGAGAAAGCGTTCTCCAACAGCGTCGAGCAGGTCCAGCACGGCGTCGATCGGCTGGTCAAGGCCGGTGTCGACCGCCTCGGGCCCGTACGCCGGGCGCGGGAGGAGATGGACAATCTGCGCAGCCGGTTGGAGAACCTGGAGTCCACCCTCAACGAGCTGGAAGGACAGGCTGCCGAGGAGGAACCCCCGGCGCCCCGCAAAACCGCTTCTCAGAAGACCGCTCGCAAGAAGGCTTCCGGTTGA
- a CDS encoding phasin family protein, giving the protein MMDTKSTLRDANARLGKLGDEMAHAGRSAWLAGIGMVAEAERQGRDTFETLVRRGETYEARRREDLKERLQRATGRARRVRQWLTGTLEETVEGAARTTGQTLERLGVPTHDDIATLNRRIERLHREVESLHQS; this is encoded by the coding sequence ATGATGGACACCAAGAGCACTTTACGCGACGCCAACGCCCGGCTCGGCAAGCTGGGGGACGAAATGGCCCATGCCGGCCGCAGCGCCTGGCTCGCGGGCATCGGCATGGTCGCCGAAGCCGAGCGCCAGGGGCGGGACACCTTCGAGACCCTAGTACGCCGCGGCGAGACCTACGAGGCCCGCCGGCGGGAAGATCTCAAGGAGCGCCTGCAGCGGGCCACCGGCCGCGCGCGTCGGGTCCGCCAATGGCTGACCGGCACTTTGGAAGAGACCGTCGAGGGCGCTGCCCGCACCACCGGTCAGACCCTGGAGCGTCTGGGAGTCCCCACTCACGACGATATCGCCACCCTCAACCGCCGCATCGAGCGCCTGCACCGCGAGGTGGAGTCGCTGCACCAGAGCTGA